The following proteins are encoded in a genomic region of Debaryomyces hansenii CBS767 chromosome G complete sequence:
- a CDS encoding DEHA2G21032p (highly similar to uniprot|P00330 Saccharomyces cerevisiae YOL086C ADH1 Alcohol dehydrogenase or uniprot|P00331 Saccharomyces cerevisiae YMR303C ADH2 Glucose-repressible alcohol dehydrogenase II), with the protein MSSIPETQKAVVFESNGGPLEYKEIAVPKPKSTEILINVKFSGICHTDLHAWKGDWPLPVKLPLVGGHEGAGVVVAIGENVKGWEIGDLAGIKWLNGTCMNCEFCQNSNESNCPNADLSGYTHDGSFQQYATADAVQAAKIPKGTDLAEVAPILCAGVTVYKALKSANLKAGQWVVISGAGGGLGSLCIQYAAAMGYRVISIDGGEEKGEFVKSLGSEAYVDFTKSKDIVADIKKITNGGAHGVINVSVSEKAMSQSCEYVRSRGTVVLVGLPAGAEIKTPVFDAVVRSIAIVGSYVGNRADTTEAIDFFSRGLIKCPIKIVGLSELPPVYEFMEQGKILGRYVVDTSK; encoded by the coding sequence atGTCTTCAATTCCAGAAACTCAAAAAGCCGTCGTATTCGAATCTAATGGTGGTCCATTAGAATACAAAGAAATCGCGGTcccaaaaccaaaatcaaCTGAAATTCTAATTAATGTTAAATTCTCAGGTATTTGTCATACTGATCTTCATGCATGGAAAGGGGACTGGCCATTACCAGTTAAATTGCCATTGGTAGGTGGACATGAAGGTGCGGGTGTTGTTGTTGCCATCGGTGAAAATGTCAAAGGATGGGAAATAGGTGATTTGGCTGGGATCAAGTGGTTGAATGGTACTTGCATGAATTGCGAATTTTGCCAAAACTCCAACGAATCCAATTGTCCAAATGCTGACTTATCTGGTTATACTCATGATGGGTCGTTTCAACAGTATGCAACAGCGGATGCGGTCCAAGCAGCAAAGATTCCTAAAGGTACAGACTTAGCTGAAGTAGCTCCAATTTTATGTGCAGGTGTTACTGTTTATAAGGCATTAAAGTCTGCTAACTTAAAGGCAGGTCAGTGGGTGGTTATCTCTGGTGCTGGTGGAGGTTTGGGATCTTTGTGTATTCAATATGCCGCTGCTATGGGATATAGAGTAATTTCTATCGATGGTGGTGAAGAAAAAGGTGAATTCGTTAAATCGTTAGGTTCAGAAGCATATGTTGATTTTACTAAGTCCAAGGATATTGTTGCAGatatcaaaaaaatcaCGAACGGTGGGGCACATGGAGTAATTAATGTATCTGTATCGGAAAAGGCTATGTCACAATCGTGTGAATATGTCAGATCTCGTGGTACTGTCGTGCTAGTTGGTTTGCCAGCTGGTGCTGAGATTAAGACTCCAGTGTTTGATGCAGTTGTCAGGTCAATTGCTATTGTGGGTTCATACGTGGGTAATAGAGCTGATACTACGGAAgcaattgatttcttttctcGTGGATTAATTAAATGTCCTATTAAAATCGTTGGTTTATCTGAGTTACCGCCGGTTTACGAATTTATGGAACAAGGAAAAATCTTAGGTAGGTATGTTGTCGATACCAGTAAATAA
- a CDS encoding DEHA2G21098p (similar to uniprot|P07269 Saccharomyces cerevisiae YDL106C PHO2 Homeobox transcription factor), which yields MSSDEYGSSSKRTRASGEVLDYLLLEFENNHNPSPEQRKEISDRTNMTEKAVRIWFQNRRAKLRKFERMGRGSAANEGGKRHTASIHSSRSNSFNEPNRSPGRTLTPTIPSIPIEINEKYCFIDCSSLSVGSWQRIKSGYHEETLLRNNLVNLSPFTLNNIMANVDLLVLLSMKNFEINYFFSAVSNNSKILFRIFYPISSILSCSLLDNNINKENNELRISLSHQPKFSVYFFNGVNANSNQWSICDDFSEDQQVSLAYCNEGGSSIPHVLVGVKNSLQFLNSFILENNQIPHRSSNFHPHIQLSDPNNLDNEGQSTGNFQFTTKESTVWNSSDRSPLGGRDSNPSPNSMTSSNNPQSNLIPNEDDELISTNHSQESNQNYPYNDMFTGNTPDFFTTGQASENPIMHNTDRNSNDNKENNNMDDDENLINSPSTNLQSYTHEHHSPFNNLSSSENFADVHSSSGNDQPFDFTIGNDFSTNDNIDNANNPPSNASSSSNQVDSFIDYNSGYH from the coding sequence ATGTCCTCAGACGAATATGGTTCATCTAGCAAGAGAACACGAGCCTCGGGGGAGGTATTGGATTACTTGTTGCTAGAGTTTGAGAACAATCATAATCCATCTCCGGAGCAGAGGAAGGAGATAAGCGATCGAACAAATATGACAGAAAAGGCAGTTAGGATTTGGTTTCAGAATAGAAGGGCCAAATTACGGAAGTTTGAGCGTATGGGAAGAGGAAGCGCTGCCAACGAGGGTGGCAAAAGACACACCGCCAGTATACATTCAAGCAGATCAAATAGCTTCAATGAGCCAAATAGAAGTCCTGGAAGAACACTCACACCCACGATTCCTAGTATTCCCATAGAAATAAATGAGAAGTACTGTTTTATTGACTGTTCTTCATTGTCCGTCGGATCGTGGCAGAGAATTAAATCAGGGTATCATGAGGAAACGTTGTTGAGAAATAATTTGGTCAACTTATCGCCGTTCACATTGAATAACATTATGGCAAACGTAGATTTGTTGGTACTTTTGtcaatgaagaattttgagATCAATTACTTTTTTAGTGCTGTGTCTAACAACTCCAAAATTCTATTTAGGATTTTTTATCCAATTTCGAGTATACTAAGTTGTTCATTGTTGGACAATAACataaacaaagaaaataatgaattgagaATTAGTCTATCCCATCAGCCTAAGTTTTCGGTTTATTTCTTTAACGGTGTGAATGcgaattcaaatcaatGGTCGATATGCGATGACTTCAGTGAAGACCAACAAGTGAGTTTAGCCTATTGTAACGAGGGTGGAAGCTCCATTCCACATGTCTTAGTTGGTGTTAAAAACTCTTTGCAGTTTTTAAACTCATTcatattagaaaataatcaaatacCGCATCggtcttcaaattttcatccGCATATTCAGTTAAGTGATCctaataatttagataatGAGGGTCAATCTACTggtaattttcaattcactACTAAAGAGCTGACTGTATGGAATAGCAGCGACAGGTCCCCATTAGGGGGCCGCGATTCTAACCCTTCTCCAAATTCAATGACTAGTAGTAACAATCCACAATCGAATTTAATTCCCAACgaggatgatgaattaatatCTACAAATCATTCACAAGAAAGTAACCAAAACTATCCTTATAATGATATGTTTACTGGTAACACTCCGGATTTTTTTACCACAGGCCAAGCCTCTGAGAATCCTATTATGCATAATACTGACCGCAATTCCAACGACAATAAAgagaataataatatggaCGATGACgaaaatttgataaacaGCCCTTCTACCAATTTGCAGTCTTATACACATGAACACCACTCGCCGTTCAATAACCTATCTAGTTCGGAGAACTTTGCTGACGTTCATTCTTCATCAGGGAATGATCAGCCATTTGATTTTACTATTGGGAATGACTTTTCaactaatgataatatagaCAATGCGAATAATCCCCCATCAAATGCGTCATCCAGTAGTAATCAAGTGGACAGTTTTATAGATTACAACAGTGGTTATCATTAG
- a CDS encoding DEHA2G20988p (similar to uniprot|Q03792 Saccharomyces cerevisiae YMR154C RIM13 Calpain-like protease 1) has translation MEEKELRQDLYECVSLLDVAHFNCCLGNENNAKQQCLEIVKILNRLSKTKAFKEGYHSIIKDISSYTLKFYDSIDKGNHFTYSEKIMWLSSKLYGEFYPPLTVYSHKLDSFHSYLLPIQKVIKEKTDILPLPESLNAHYEQVDIKNWTLDYNALSELYQDLLTNCSFVSSLLSIVELDRKDLLENLISPRQDSSIFKCQLYFNGSSRLVTIDNTLPFLNDSNRNLTINSNENLYWPALVEKAYLKVLGSGYKFEGSNMAIDTYMLTTWIPEIVPINNSKLYDCDDVWENYLSKSVLLGIGTGKLSVELSKKLNFISGHDYLVTSFDPITHTIVLKNPWIENDNSYKRTLTISDQDLHHFKYFYINWNPNAFFKYKFHMTFIYNVKDNTGTHMYQKPQFSLLNPTEDSQNVWLLLEKHLPLKNFSEQLINILIYETQLGDKVIVSNQCIRANKDSSTNSRLMLLKFTMKPKQAYTIVISSTIANTFTLNMYNNISRDFTFTKAKFKYPTTIPTFKDKWTSDNSGGNWSLSTYIDNPQYDIEVKTLPTNIMIGLFSEFKDKFVNFHIFQSDPSGKGHRIRLFDKSKLLVNEKYSMTYQFEDFKSLQPGFYKIVASAFDNNLNGAFELLAIHDSPPNNISITKIHPSLGLFLQKKEFDWNSSNRFKLYFKATQFSSRFTFHLKHYSHINKNTESLSDYRPFIRGSIFDAENSQPIQINEEWNDSLYGLFIDCDIQKPKTYILLVERFESGSGRCKVDIGCNRKFNIL, from the coding sequence atggaagaaaaagaattacGACAAGACTTATATGAATGTGTGAGTTTATTAGATGTGGCCCATTTCAATTGTTGTTTGGGGAATGAGAATAACGCCAAACAACAATGTCTTGAGATAgtgaagatattgaatcGCTTATCAAAAACGAAAGCATTTAAAGAAGGATATCATTCTATAATAAAGGATATATCTTCATATACATTGAAATTCTATGATTCTATAGATAAAGGAAATCATTTTACTTATAGTGAAAAGATAATGTGGCTAAGTTCCAAATTATATGGAGAGTTTTATCCTCCACTTACCGTATACTCCCATAAATTAGATTCATTTCATAGCTATCTTTTGCCAATCCAGAAAGtcataaaagaaaaaacCGACATTCTACCCCTACCTGAATCCCTTAACGCTCATTATGAACAGGTAGatataaaaaattggaCTTTAGACTACAATGCTTTATCGGAGTTATATCAGGACCTTCTAACAAACTGTTCATTTGTTTCGTCTTTATTGTCTATTGTCGAATTGGACCGTAAGGACCTTCTTGAGAATTTGATATCTCCTCGTCAAGATCTGTCAATTTTTAAGTGCCAATTATACTTCAATGGAAGCTCAAGGTTGGTTACCATAGACAATACACTACCATTTTTAAATGATTCTAATAGAAACTTAACCATCAATTCTAATGAGAATTTGTATTGGCCTGCTTTGGTTGAGAAGGCTTATTTGAAAGTCTTAGGAAGTGGTTATAAATTTGAGGGCTCTAACATGGCGATTGATACGTACATGTTAACTACTTGGATACCTGAAATCGTTCCAATAAACAACAGTAAGCTATATGATTGTGATGACGTTTGGGAAAACTATTTATCGAAATCAGTGTTGCTTGGAATAGGAACAGGAAAGTTGAGTGTAGAATTGTCAAAAAAACtaaatttcatttctgGCCATGACTATCTTGTCACATCATTCGATCCAATTACTCATACTATTGTGTTGAAAAATCCATGGATTGAAAACGATAACAGTTACAAGAGAACGTTAACAATCTCAGATCAAGATTTACATcacttcaaatatttttatatcaACTGGAATCCAAATgcattttttaaatataagtTCCACATGACATTCATATACAATGTCAAAGACAATACCGGAACTCATATGTATCAAAAACCACAATTTTCTCTATTGAATCCAACCGAAGATTCTCAAAATGTCTGGTTACTACTTGAGAAACATTTACCACTTAAAAACTTTTCGGAACAACTAATTAacattttgatttatgaGACTCAGCTCGGGGATAAAGTTATAGTCTCTAATCAATGTATCAGGGCTAATAAAGACTCTAGTACAAATAGCAGATTAATGTTGCTCAAATTTACTATGAAACCTAAACAAGCTTATACAATTGTCATATCTAGTACAATCGCCAACACTTTCACATTGAATATGtacaataatatatctCGCGATTTCACTTTCACCAAGgctaaattcaaatatcCTACCACTATTCCTACCTTCAAAGATAAGTGGACATCTGATAATAGTGGTGGAAATTGGTCATTATCAacatatattgataatccTCAGTATGACATAGAAGTCAAGACATTACCTACAAACATCATGATTGGACTTTTTAGTGAATTCAAAGACAAATTTGTAAATTTCCATATATTTCAGTCAGACCCAAGTGGCAAAGGGCATCGCATAAGGctatttgataaatcaaaattgctcgttaatgaaaaatatagCATGACATAccaatttgaagattttaaaaGTTTGCAGCCAGGATTTTACAAAATTGTGGCATCCGCTTTTGATAATAACTTAAACGGAGCATTCGAGTTGTTGGCAATCCATGATTCACCTCCGAACAATATATCAATAACGAAAATTCACCCATCATTGGGCTTGTTTCTCCAAAAAAAGGAGTTTGATTGGAATAGTTCAAACCGATTCAAGCTCTACTTTAAAGCAACTCAATTCAGTTCTCGTTTTACTTTTCATTTGAAGCATTACAGccatattaataaaaatacagAATCACTTTCGGACTATAGACCATTCATAAGAGGATCAATTTTTGATGCAGAGAACAGCCAACCAATACAGATAAACGAAGAGTGGAATGATTCGCTCTACGgcttatttattgattgtGATATCCAAAAACCTAAAACCTATATATTACTAGTTGAAAGATTCGAACTGGGATCGGGCCGATGTAAGGTTGATATTGGCTGTAATAGAAAATTCAACATCTTATAG
- a CDS encoding DEHA2G21054p (similar to CA4766|IPF13056 Candida albicans IPF13056), with protein sequence MSDDTEWSEDILNRLNVRDQYEKKDSRYFKAFSQLSQEARTNDQASNNDKSIEYNKLLKENNQLKKDNEILTTSLNQTTISLEKSDLKINQLLKSQDQLERHNTSLNNKIKHLNLEIIEKNKSVEILNDELLLNEIQTNVLNDKITRLSDENKKLVERWIEKAKSDAEKLNDANEFLESVNRK encoded by the coding sequence ATGAGCGACGACACTGAATGGAGTGAAGATATACTAAATAGGCTTAATGTGAGAGATCAGTacgaaaagaaagattcgAGATATTTCAAAGCATTCAGCCAATTAAGCCAGGAAGCAAGGACGAATGATCAAGCCagtaataatgataagaGTATAGAATATAACAAGCTACTAAAGGAGAATAACCAGTTGAAGAAAGATAACGAGATTTTAACGACTAGTCTAAATCAAACTACAATATCCTTGGAGAAATCAGATTTGAAGATTAATCAATTGCTTAAATCACAAGATCAGTTAGAGAGACATAATACGAgtttaaataataaaattaagcatttgaatttagaaataataGAGAAAAACAAGTCAGTGGAGATCCTAAATGATGAGCTATTGTTGAATGAAATTCAGACCAACGTTTTGAACGATAAGATTACTAGGCTTagtgatgaaaataaaaaactAGTTGAAAGGTGGATTGAGAAAGCTAAGAGTGATGCAGAAAAGTTGAACGATGCTAACGAATTTCTAGAAAGTGTTAATAGGAAATAA
- a CDS encoding DEHA2G21076p (some similarities with CA4767|IPF13054 Candida albicans IPF13054) gives MSSQASPSNLSNSFSWPALSGSKVKQTHPEKSDKMEHKKKNGTRLTNDRGLNTINEVSNENSAASSRKTSLAITNGNGNDHDKGTNESNWWFWNGRIKEEQPLYPSLDTTTANEVETEVQAEWAAPYKKMSSALSYYYNNKPAFKSTEDTGENTPLISNDVQSSKNPYALPENESYKQSFAKESNQGIKQIDQEQNTPAESTLSSWFSWFGFANNNDDSDESLEGTSNPELFKQAKSAIESSRDSSHYAFKKSMTNNDIHDFELAVSDTKTENQPVKHRSKRRPLMPNETQEKSLSSPSNTATVNGSQSPLQHLQVNSSSSSITSYDRSNNGAHVPEIQIIADHCLIAPHIDETFRTITFVTKLRLMGENLICHMNPTESHIYSLPYAKVQNKKQKIKKVVIIGVHSFLPIKMVKTLIGQSTGSSVNIVEEATKAMESWLHENGTSNLDYEIQTIALDGEGVIKDRVDKLFRLLDNWIDIITGCDFLFVASHSSGTPVAIHLLAKLLEHYAHIGSHKKIGLLSMSGIYLGPIAGLNSKLVIRAYSSVENQILNELFELQRPNSEMSLRLIESMQTLVHHNVKLTFCGSIDDQWVPVFSSIGINFNHPNIFKCVFVDKHSEIPKFIISLLKIILIMKNLGHSDHNLLQNLSERCTGTLAEGGHCKIFQHEIVYLTAIRHSLETTSLVHPTELHTTPTQNYKQNQNNQFHIPWNIRGLLNDLIKIKNVPTLHLVNTLIKDFHEWEPTQKKWKDLKYCFDAFEEIELGDLFL, from the coding sequence ATGTCTAGTCAAGCATCGCCACTGAATTTGTCAAATTCATTTAGTTGGCCTGCGTTGTCTGGTTCGAAAGTAAAGCAGACTCATCCAGAAAAGTCAGATAAAATGGAAcataaaaagaagaatggCACCAGATTAACTAATGATCGTGGTttaaatacaataaatgAAGTATCCAATGAGAATTCAGCTGCAAGCTCTCGAAAGACTAGTCTAGCAATAACTAATGGCAATGGTAACGACCATGACAAAGGCACGAATGAGTCAAATTGGTGGTTCTGGAATGGGAGGATAAAGGAAGAGCAGCCATTATATCCGAGTCTAGATACAACGACGGCGAATGAAGTAGAAACAGAAGTGCAAGCAGAATGGGCAGCACCTTATAAGAAGATGAGTTCTGCATTAAGTTACtactataataataaaccAGCATTTAAATCTACTGAGGATACAGGTGAGAACACACCTTTAATTCTGAACGACGTTCAATCTTCTAAAAATCCATATGCATTGCCTGAGAATGAGTCTTACAAACAACTGTTTGCAAAAGAATCAAACCAAGGTATCAAGCAAATTGACCAGGAGCAAAATACACCAGCGGAGAGTACGCTTAGTAGTTGGTTTTCTTGGTTTGGTTTCGcaaacaataatgatgatagtGACGAAAGTCTCGAAGGTACAAGTAATCCAGAGTTATTCAAACAAGCTAAATCGGCTATTGAGAGCTCAAGGGATTCTTCGCATTATGCCTTTAAGAAGTCGATGactaataatgatatacatgattttgaattggcTGTTAGTGACACGAAAACGGAAAATCAACCAGTAAAACATCGTTCAAAGAGAAGACCGTTGATGCCAAACGAGACCCAGGAGAAGTCTTTATCATCTCCTTCAAACACGGCTACTGTAAATGGATCCCAGCTGCCCTTACAACATCTACAagttaattcttcaagCTCATCGATAACTTCGTATGATCGACTGAATAATGGAGCTCATGTACCTGAAATTCAGATTATTGCTGATCATTGTTTAATAGCTCCTCATATAGATGAAACCTTCCGTACGATAACATTTGTTACAAAACTAAGGTTGATGGGAGAGAATCTTATCTGCCATATGAATCCAACAGAAAGCCATATATATAGCTTACCATATGCAAAGGTTCAAAAtaagaaacagaaaattAAAAAGGTGGTCATTATTGGGGTACATAGTTTTTTGCCGATTAAGATGGTAAAAACATTAATAGGTCAATCAACAGGAAGTTCAGTTAACATTGTTGAAGAAGCCACTAAAGCTATGGAATCATGGCTACATGAGAATGGAACTTCAAATCTCGATTACGAAATTCAAACCATTGCATTGGATGGAGAAGGTGTAATTAAAGACAGAGTGGATAAGCTATTTAGACTATTGGATAACTGGATTGATATTATAACTGGGTGTGACTTTTTATTTGTGGCTTCACATTCACTGGGCACACCGGTGgcaattcatttattagCAAAGTTATTAGAACACTATGCGCATATAGGGTCACACAAGAAAATAGGACTATTGAGCATGTCTGGGATATATTTGGGTCCAATTGCAGGTTTGAATTCGAAACTAGTCATTAGAGCTTATTCTTCTGttgaaaatcaaatacTTAATGAACTATTCGAACTCCAGCGGCCAAATAGCGAAATGTCCCTCAGGCTAATCGAAAGTATGCAAACTTTAGTTCACCATAATGTCAAGCTAACATTTTGTGGATCCATTGATGACCAATGGGTTCCTGTGTTCTCTTCTATTGGCATAAATTTCAACCATCCAAATATCTTTAAGTGCGTTTTCGTTGACAAGCATTCCGAGATCCCTAAGTTCATAATCTCGCTTCTAAAAATCATCCTaattatgaagaatttgggCCATTCCGATCACAATTTGCTCCAAAACCTTAGCGAAAGATGCACGGGGACATTGGCCGAAGGTGGCCACTGCAAAATATTCCAACACGAGATAGTGTATTTGACTGCAATAAGACACTCTCTCGAAACTACCAGCTTGGTCCACCCTACAGAATTACATACTACTCCTACACAGAACTATAAGCAGAATCAAAATAACCAATTCCACATACCATGGAATATACGGGGCTTATTAAACGatttaatcaaaatcaaaaatgtCCCGACCCTTCATTTGGTGAACACTCTCATCAAGGATTTCCATGAATGGGAGCCAACCCAAAAAAAATGGaaagatttaaaatattgtttCGAtgcatttgaagaaattgaattgggggatttatttctttga
- a CDS encoding DEHA2G21010p (similar to uniprot|P30777 Saccharomyces cerevisiae YGL142C GPI10 Integral membrane protein involved in glycosylphosphatidylinositol anchor synthesis) — translation MAYNNSVRKRKKDIQDANGFHRDQTIDKKSRATNKLEESLPTFKVFIVLFFIRLLNSLTIKTFFQADEYYQCLEPAYNFVFGSGYITWEWEEGIRSSIHPLIYALGYKMVSYVHFDDKPIILIPKVIGALIASIGEVYLYKFSKKFTKNEKLARLTLILSLLSPFNWYIITRSFSNSFEMVLTTIAFTYWPWDNVISYKDISMSCIIAFISCIVRPTNGIIWLYLGINFMIKNYKLEKQSGKLMKLILILSIELILILLVNTGLDYIFYGKTTFPLYNFVEFNVIRNLSIFYGVAPWHFYLFQGVPIILMTYLPWLLHSAIVLKKYKSLLGQVAILMIGGFSLIDHKEIRFIYPLQPIFMLMVAYSIHETKHKFQRLYKFLVPVIIILNLIIAIFFTQVHERGVIDIVQYLRNNPDIESFGFLTPCHSTPWQSHINNPNLVNKSWFLTCEPPLHLTTTSLKEIKSYRDESDQFYDNPAQFLSEHFQSFADSRNTGASNWPSRLIIFEPLENFMDDFLRGSNYFECERFFNSYFHWDDRRKGDIIVYCQI, via the coding sequence atgGCGTACAATAATTCCGTAAGAAAAAGGAAGAAAGATATTCAAGATGCTAATGGTTTTCATCGGGATCAAACCATTGATAAGAAGAGTCGGGCTACTAATAAACTAGAAGAATCATTACCTACGTTTAAAGTGtttattgttttattttttattagacttttgaattcattaactATAAAGACATTCTTCCAAGCAGACgaatattatcaatgttTAGAGCCTGCTTATAACTTTGTTTTTGGATCTGGTTATATAACATGGGAATGGGAAGAAGGAATACGTTCGTCAATTCATCCATTAATTTATGCACTAGGTTATAAGATGGTCTCCTACGTTCATTTTGACGATAAACCTATAATTTTGATACCCAAGGTAATAGGAGCTTTAATAGCTTCAATTGGGGAAGTCTATTTGTataaattttctaaaaaGTTTACGAAGAATGAAAAACTAGCTAGGTTGACATTAATCTTATCTTTATTGAGTCCATTTAATTGGTATATTATCACTcgttcattttcaaatagttTTGAAATGGTTCTTACTACCATTGCATTTACTTACTGGCCGTGGGACAACGTAATTAGTTATAAAGATATATCTATGAGTTGTATAATCGCATTTATTAGTTGTATTGTTAGACCTACAAATGGAATTATTTGGCTCTATTTAGGTATCAACTTTATGATCAAAAATTACAAGCTTGAGAAGCAACTGGgaaaattaatgaagttgattttaATACTCTCtattgaattgatattgatattgttgGTTAATACGGGTTTagattatatattctaCGGGAAAACGACATTCCCTCTATACAACTTTGTTGAGTTTAATGTGATAAGAAACTTGTCAATATTTTATGGAGTTGCACCATGGCATTTTTACTTATTTCAAGGGGTTCCTATTATCCTAATGACTTACTTGCCGTGGCTTCTTCATTCAGCTATagtgttgaagaaatataaatctcTTCTTGGACAGGTGGCTATACTTATGATTGGAGGGTTTTCATTAATCGACCATAAGGAAATAAGATTCATATATCCATTGCAACCTATATTCATGTTGATGGTTGCTTATTCTATTCATGAAACTAAACATAAATTCCAAAGGCTTTATAAATTTCTAGTCCCGGTTATAATCATtctaaatttgataattgcaatatttttcaCCCAGGTTCATGAAAGAGGTGTAATTGATATCGTTCAATATCTCAGAAACAATCCAGATATTGAATCCTTTGGATTTCTTACTCCGTGTCATTCAACGCCATGGCAGAGTCATATAAACAATCCTAACTTAGTCAATAAGTCATGGTTTCTTACATGTGAACCCCCATTGCATTTAACTACCACAAGCctaaaagaaataaagtCATACAGAGACGAGTCAGATCAGTTTTACGATAATCCAGCCCAATTCTTAAGCGAACACTTTCAGCTGTTTGCCGATTCACGAAATACTGGTGCCAGTAACTGGCCGTCTCGGTTGATCATATTCGAACCATTAGAAAATTTCATGGATGACTTCTTGCGTGGttccaattattttgaatgcGAAAGATTTTTTAACAGTTATTTCCATTGGGACGATAGGAGAAAAGGCGACATTATTGTCTATTGCCAGATATAA